In Mercenaria mercenaria strain notata unplaced genomic scaffold, MADL_Memer_1 contig_1293, whole genome shotgun sequence, a single genomic region encodes these proteins:
- the LOC128551600 gene encoding snaclec stejaggregin-A subunit alpha-like — protein sequence METNGTAGKDLDAQMLIALGRKLNKPLLTIIGKVIENHHLCTAWSEWTPCGATSIDFFSTRNRTRTCALDRSRNYGIPEAQTGVCEGICPTDYNMTADGFCLKHYTTKKSRDDAVRVCKDDGAFLVNIDSDSKYEVVKTILAANDEKQNLHIDGRRKNSTSQWEYTYGSRSGFFHWYSGYPNTGANWLCLMLTGYRAVTNQQFLWFNNPCNSAYAFICEVPA from the coding sequence ATGGAAACCAATGGAACAGCTGGAAAAGATCTTGATGCGCAAATGCTGATCGCACTTGGGAGAAAACTGAACAAACCATTACTTACTATTATAGGAAAGGTGATTGAAAATCATCATTTGTGTACTGCTTGGTCGGAATGGACACCATGTGGCGCCACGAGTATTGACTTCTTTTCAACTAGAAACCGAACCAGAACGTGTGCGTTGGATAGATCACGGAATTATGGCATACCGGAGGCACAAACTGGCGTTTGTGAAGGTATTTGTCCCACTGACTACAACATGACTGCAGATGGGTTCTGCCTGAAACATTACACCACAAAGAAATCTCGTGATGACGCGGTTCGCGTGTGCAAGGATGACGGAGCATTTCTAGTTAACATTGACTCGGATTCTAAGTATGAAGTCGTTAAAACTATACTGGCTGCTAACGACGAGAAACAAAATTTACATATCGATGGCCGGCGCAAGAATTCTACTTCCCAATGGGAGTATACTTACGGATCTAGAAGCGGCTTTTTCCATTGGTACAGTGGCTATCCCAACACTGGTGCCAATTGGTTATGTTTGATGTTGACTGGGTATAGGGCAGTAACTAACCAACAATTTCTTTGGTTCAATAACCCATGCAATAGTGCGTATGCGTTTATCTGTGAAGTTCCTGCGTGA